In a genomic window of Gloeomargarita sp. SRBZ-1_bins_9:
- a CDS encoding NAD(P)-dependent alcohol dehydrogenase, with the protein MIQAYAAHQPGGPLEPWTYDPGPLPPDAVEVQVEYCGICHSDLSMVNNEWGISRYPLVPGHEVVGVVTAVGMQVTALQVGQRVGLGWYAHSCLQCEWCHSGQHHLCPRAEATIVGRYGGFADRVRAHPEWVIPLPEGLDPASAGPLFCGGITVFSPLVEFNVRPTDRVGVVGIGGLGHLALQFLRAWGCEVTAFSSNPNKEAEAKALGASYFVNSRDPEALQALANRFDLILVTANVDLPWTLYLEALRPRGRLHVVGVVPQPIPVPAFALIAAQKSISGSPVGSPATMGKMLDFAVRHRIRPQVQLFPFHRVNEAMAHLASGQARYRLVLYHER; encoded by the coding sequence ATGATTCAGGCGTATGCGGCCCATCAGCCCGGGGGACCCCTAGAACCTTGGACCTATGACCCCGGTCCCTTGCCCCCCGATGCCGTAGAAGTGCAGGTGGAATACTGCGGTATTTGCCATAGCGACCTGAGCATGGTGAACAACGAGTGGGGCATCAGCCGCTATCCCCTGGTGCCGGGCCACGAGGTGGTGGGGGTGGTGACGGCTGTGGGAATGCAGGTGACGGCATTGCAGGTGGGGCAACGGGTGGGTTTGGGTTGGTACGCCCATTCCTGTTTGCAGTGCGAATGGTGCCACAGTGGCCAGCACCACCTGTGCCCAAGGGCGGAAGCGACCATTGTGGGGCGATACGGGGGCTTTGCCGACCGGGTGCGCGCCCATCCCGAATGGGTGATTCCCCTGCCGGAGGGATTGGACCCCGCCAGTGCCGGTCCCCTGTTTTGTGGGGGCATTACGGTGTTTAGTCCCCTGGTGGAGTTCAACGTTCGCCCGACGGACCGGGTGGGCGTTGTTGGCATTGGGGGACTGGGCCATCTGGCGCTGCAGTTTTTGCGGGCCTGGGGGTGTGAGGTCACCGCGTTTTCCAGCAACCCCAACAAAGAGGCCGAAGCCAAGGCTCTAGGCGCCTCCTACTTTGTCAACTCCCGCGACCCGGAGGCTCTCCAGGCCCTGGCCAACCGATTTGATCTGATTCTGGTGACGGCCAATGTGGACCTGCCCTGGACTTTGTACCTCGAGGCCCTGCGCCCCCGGGGACGGCTGCACGTTGTCGGTGTCGTACCCCAGCCGATTCCGGTGCCCGCTTTTGCTCTGATCGCCGCCCAGAAATCCATCTCCGGCAGTCCGGTGGGGAGTCCGGCTACGATGGGCAAAATGTTGGATTTCGCCGTGCGCCATCGCATTAGGCCCCAGGTGCAGCTGTTTCCTTTTCACCGGGTGAATGAGGCCATGGCCCACCTGGCGTCGGGACAAGCCCGCTACCGGCTGGTGTTGTACCACGAACGGTGA
- the proB gene encoding glutamate 5-kinase, whose translation MNQTVVVKIGTSSLTQGGNGTLNLATLASLVETLARLRREGQRVVLVSSGAVGIGCQRLGLTERPQNLALRQAVAAVGQGRLMRLYDDLFSVLGQPIAQVLLTREDLSQRHRYINVLNTLTELLNLGIIPIVNENDTVAVEELRFGDNDTLSALLASLLGAQWLILLTDVDRLYARDPRQDPQAPPITLVNRIADLRDLGVQVGQGGSGWGTGGMVTKIAAARIATAAGVRTVITDGRQPQNLPKILAGELIGTHFLPQTPPIRARKRWLAHGLVPVGRLVVDAGAVRAICQQGRSLLPAGVMAVEGDFPAQSAVQVVDETGREIARGLVNYSSEELRQICGCHSDAIPERLGYAGPDTVIHRDNLGLVE comes from the coding sequence GTGAACCAAACGGTTGTTGTCAAAATCGGTACCTCCAGTCTTACCCAGGGCGGTAATGGCACCCTGAACCTGGCTACCCTGGCCAGTTTGGTGGAAACCCTGGCGCGATTACGGCGGGAAGGGCAGCGGGTGGTGTTGGTGTCCTCGGGGGCGGTGGGGATAGGCTGTCAACGCCTTGGTTTAACCGAACGTCCCCAGAACCTAGCGTTGCGTCAGGCGGTGGCGGCGGTGGGGCAGGGACGGCTCATGCGCCTGTATGACGATCTGTTCTCGGTGCTGGGGCAACCGATTGCTCAGGTGTTGCTGACACGGGAAGATCTCAGCCAGCGCCACCGCTACATCAATGTGCTCAACACCCTAACCGAACTGCTTAACTTGGGCATCATTCCCATCGTCAACGAAAACGACACGGTGGCGGTGGAGGAACTGCGCTTTGGGGATAACGATACCCTGTCGGCCTTGCTGGCCAGTCTCCTGGGCGCCCAATGGTTGATCCTGCTTACCGACGTGGACCGGTTGTACGCCCGCGACCCGCGCCAGGACCCCCAGGCTCCCCCGATTACCCTGGTCAACCGCATCGCCGATTTGAGGGACCTCGGGGTGCAGGTGGGTCAAGGTGGTTCCGGCTGGGGTACCGGTGGCATGGTGACCAAGATCGCGGCTGCCCGCATTGCCACCGCCGCCGGGGTGCGCACGGTAATTACCGACGGTCGCCAGCCCCAGAACCTACCCAAAATCCTGGCGGGGGAACTGATTGGCACCCACTTTTTGCCCCAAACTCCCCCCATCCGGGCGCGCAAACGCTGGTTGGCCCATGGGTTAGTGCCGGTGGGACGGCTGGTAGTGGACGCCGGAGCGGTGCGGGCCATTTGTCAACAGGGACGGTCGCTGCTGCCGGCGGGGGTGATGGCCGTCGAGGGGGATTTTCCCGCCCAGTCTGCCGTGCAGGTGGTGGATGAAACCGGACGGGAAATTGCCCGGGGGCTGGTTAACTACAGCAGTGAGGAACTTCGCCAAATTTGCGGCTGTCACTCGGATGCCATACCGGAACGCCTGGGCTACGCCGGACCCGATACCGTGATCCACCGGGATAATTTGGGTTTAGTTGAATAG